The proteins below are encoded in one region of Flavobacterium sp. IMCC34852:
- a CDS encoding aminotransferase class V-fold PLP-dependent enzyme, with protein sequence MITTETQTALEQYFRQFRQNIIGIDQEFESPFGKKKIIYTDWTASGRLYRPIEEKLINEFGPFVANTHTETTISGTAMTMAYHEARHIIKKHVNANENDVLINDGTGMTGVVNKFQRILGLKVPENLKDFTTIPQEVKPIVFISHMEHHSNQTSWLETIADVIVIPANEDGLLCMKEFKELLEKYKDRSFKIASITSCSNVTGIKTPYHEVAKLMHQNNGVCFVDFACSGPYVEIDMHPDEESYLDAIFFSPHKFLGGPGTSGVLIFNKNLYKNNVPDCPGGGTVSWTNPWGEHKYIDNIEDREDGGTPGFLQVIKTALAIQLKEQMGVKNILGREHEIVEYVFSELNSIENIHILANQHQDRLGVISFYIDELHFNLGVKLLNDRFGIQTRGGCSCAGTYGHFLLHVDQETSHDLVCQITSGDLIKKPGWIRMSIHPTTTSEEIQFVCESIKALAQNHKEWAKDYKYNPKTNEFIHQNAKHSELAMVKSWFNAK encoded by the coding sequence ATGATTACCACAGAAACCCAAACGGCTTTAGAGCAGTATTTCCGACAGTTTCGCCAGAACATTATTGGAATAGACCAAGAGTTTGAGTCTCCTTTCGGGAAGAAAAAAATTATTTACACCGACTGGACTGCCAGCGGAAGATTGTATCGCCCGATTGAGGAAAAGCTGATAAATGAATTCGGACCATTTGTGGCCAATACCCATACAGAAACGACTATTTCAGGAACGGCTATGACTATGGCTTACCACGAAGCCCGTCACATTATCAAAAAGCATGTCAATGCCAATGAAAATGATGTCTTAATTAATGATGGTACAGGGATGACCGGCGTAGTAAATAAGTTTCAAAGAATACTAGGTTTAAAAGTCCCTGAAAACCTAAAAGACTTTACAACTATACCGCAAGAAGTAAAACCAATCGTTTTTATATCTCACATGGAACACCATTCTAATCAAACTTCTTGGTTGGAAACCATTGCCGATGTGATTGTAATTCCGGCTAATGAAGACGGTTTGTTGTGCATGAAGGAGTTCAAAGAACTATTAGAAAAATACAAAGACAGAAGTTTTAAAATAGCTTCCATAACCTCTTGTTCCAATGTTACCGGGATTAAAACACCTTATCATGAAGTAGCCAAATTAATGCATCAAAATAATGGCGTTTGCTTTGTGGATTTTGCGTGTTCCGGACCATATGTTGAAATTGATATGCATCCTGATGAGGAAAGTTATTTAGATGCTATTTTCTTTTCGCCGCACAAGTTTTTGGGTGGTCCGGGAACTTCAGGGGTGCTTATTTTTAATAAAAATTTATACAAAAATAATGTCCCTGATTGTCCGGGTGGCGGAACCGTTTCGTGGACGAATCCTTGGGGTGAACACAAATACATTGACAATATAGAAGACAGAGAAGATGGCGGAACTCCGGGATTTCTTCAGGTGATCAAAACTGCTTTGGCGATTCAGTTGAAGGAGCAAATGGGCGTGAAGAATATTTTAGGACGCGAACATGAAATCGTGGAATATGTCTTTTCTGAATTAAATTCAATAGAAAACATTCATATTTTGGCCAACCAACACCAAGACAGGTTAGGGGTTATTTCGTTTTATATTGACGAGTTGCATTTTAATTTGGGGGTAAAATTGCTGAATGACCGTTTTGGAATCCAAACCCGTGGAGGTTGTAGTTGTGCCGGCACTTACGGGCATTTCTTATTGCACGTTGATCAGGAAACCTCTCATGATTTGGTGTGCCAAATTACCTCGGGCGATTTAATCAAAAAACCGGGTTGGATTAGAATGTCGATTCACCCGACAACCACTTCTGAAGAAATTCAATTTGTTTGCGAAAGCATTAAAGCATTGGCACAAAATCACAAAGAATGGGCTAAAGACTATAAATATAATCCCAAAACAAACGAATTCATCCACCAAAACGCCAAACATTCTGAATTAGCAATGGTGAAGTCTTGGTTTAATGCCAAATAA
- a CDS encoding DUF1800 domain-containing protein, which produces MNKHTLWSLRLGFSGKQSKLIENMGLPKFLEQSYVSSFDKSVPSFLDKSPKSIQELKAKRQELKNISPEEAKELLKIELQVSQEMKAWWLEKMIHDEYPLREKMSCFWHNHFVSTYQKVKVNHWIFQHNQLLRENAFGNFKTLTKQVIQTNAMVRYLDNVDNRRDKINENLSRELLELFTLGIGHYTEDDIKNGAKGLAGLNLGEDQAVYRRMLENNDTITYFGKTGKFKVGEMVDIIFEQKAVPYLLTRKILKWFIYDNPSEELVQYYGDYFRKADFEIKPLLTKIFTEEFAKDNAGSKIKDPLVYIIQLMHELNVAQLNPKLVVLFLRQQGMDLFNQPNVKGWNGGKEWLTSQIYLQRNNAADLLCNGKSLSRRKQFTDDEMMNESRSQLVKVKLHWDKTGNNKTIIAELTNRLLFQVDDNLQKEFEAILKYDFNPKAQNADDAVLRLFNAMVKTPEYQLI; this is translated from the coding sequence ATGAACAAGCACACCCTTTGGTCATTGCGTTTAGGTTTTTCAGGAAAGCAAAGTAAACTTATTGAAAATATGGGTTTACCCAAATTTCTGGAGCAATCCTATGTTTCATCATTTGACAAAAGCGTGCCTTCTTTTTTAGACAAGAGTCCAAAATCAATTCAAGAATTAAAAGCCAAACGTCAAGAATTAAAAAATATTTCTCCCGAAGAAGCGAAAGAACTACTCAAAATTGAACTCCAAGTGTCTCAGGAAATGAAAGCTTGGTGGTTGGAAAAAATGATTCATGATGAATATCCGCTACGCGAAAAAATGTCTTGCTTTTGGCACAACCATTTTGTTTCGACTTACCAAAAAGTGAAGGTCAACCATTGGATTTTTCAGCACAACCAATTGCTACGTGAGAACGCTTTTGGCAACTTTAAAACCTTGACCAAACAAGTCATCCAAACCAATGCCATGGTACGTTATTTGGACAATGTAGACAATCGCCGAGATAAAATCAACGAAAACCTTAGCCGGGAATTATTAGAATTGTTCACACTAGGTATTGGCCATTACACTGAAGACGATATTAAAAACGGCGCCAAGGGGTTGGCCGGATTAAACCTAGGAGAAGACCAAGCCGTTTATCGTCGAATGCTTGAAAACAATGACACGATTACCTATTTTGGCAAAACAGGCAAGTTCAAAGTGGGTGAAATGGTCGATATTATTTTCGAGCAAAAAGCGGTGCCTTATTTGCTGACGCGAAAAATCCTAAAGTGGTTCATCTACGATAATCCGTCAGAAGAATTGGTTCAATATTACGGGGATTATTTCCGAAAAGCAGATTTTGAAATCAAGCCGTTGCTTACCAAAATCTTCACTGAAGAATTCGCCAAAGACAATGCCGGAAGCAAAATCAAAGACCCTTTGGTTTATATCATCCAATTGATGCACGAGTTAAATGTTGCACAATTGAATCCGAAACTGGTTGTGCTTTTTTTAAGACAACAAGGCATGGATTTGTTTAACCAACCCAATGTTAAAGGTTGGAATGGCGGTAAAGAATGGCTGACTTCCCAAATTTATTTACAACGCAATAATGCTGCCGATTTGCTTTGCAACGGTAAAAGCTTGAGTCGAAGAAAACAATTCACCGACGATGAAATGATGAATGAAAGTAGGTCACAATTGGTAAAAGTTAAACTTCATTGGGACAAAACCGGCAACAACAAAACTATTATTGCTGAACTTACCAACAGATTATTATTTCAAGTCGATGACAATTTGCAAAAAGAATTTGAAGCCATCTTGAAATACGATTTCAATCCCAAAGCACAAAATGCCGATGATGCCGTATTGCGATTGTTCAATGCGATGGTAAAAACACCCGAATACCAATTGATTTAG
- a CDS encoding DUF1501 domain-containing protein, with translation MNRRNFLTLTGTFTGGALLLPDFLHAFGNQPNLLIGEQCLVFVQLNGGNDGLNTFIPFENPLYYDLRTKIALSKDQVISKNKGMSFHPALKDFATMQQNGDLSIIQNVGYPEPNRSHFRSQEIWQTASDSNQYLNEGWLGRYLDLQCKEHQPTAGINLDSIDNLALKGNEPNFITVKDPNRFKIRTDNDNTVKLSDNPQLDFVRKIANSVSEGSDEIQKAIAKSTAEMSYPKTNLGKNLEWIARLIKGNLNSKVYYTSQNGYDTHDNQLALHQRNLTELNEAVFNFYTDLKKAQLLQNVTIVVFSEFGRRVKDNGNGTDHGTAAPMFIIGGNNKGKVIGNNPNLSDLDNGDLKYEIDFRSVYASLLENKLDFDSQTIGLKSTPLKGLF, from the coding sequence ATGAACAGAAGAAACTTTTTAACCCTAACAGGAACATTTACCGGTGGTGCTTTGCTACTGCCTGATTTCCTTCACGCTTTCGGAAATCAGCCTAACCTGTTGATTGGTGAACAATGCTTGGTGTTTGTCCAACTCAATGGCGGTAATGATGGTTTGAACACGTTTATTCCGTTTGAGAATCCTTTGTATTATGATTTGCGGACCAAAATTGCGCTTTCCAAAGACCAGGTCATCAGTAAAAATAAAGGCATGTCATTTCATCCGGCGTTGAAAGATTTTGCGACGATGCAACAAAATGGGGACTTGAGCATCATCCAAAACGTGGGTTATCCTGAGCCCAATCGATCGCATTTTCGCAGTCAGGAAATTTGGCAAACTGCCTCAGATTCCAATCAATATTTAAATGAAGGTTGGTTAGGTCGTTATCTCGACTTGCAATGTAAAGAGCACCAACCTACTGCCGGCATTAATTTGGATTCCATAGATAATTTGGCCCTCAAAGGCAACGAACCTAACTTCATTACCGTAAAAGACCCGAATCGTTTCAAAATCAGAACCGATAATGACAATACGGTAAAGCTTTCGGACAATCCGCAATTGGATTTTGTGCGCAAAATTGCCAACTCGGTTTCCGAAGGTTCTGATGAGATTCAAAAAGCGATTGCAAAATCGACAGCTGAAATGAGTTATCCTAAAACCAATTTGGGTAAAAACCTAGAATGGATTGCCCGATTAATCAAAGGCAATTTGAATTCCAAAGTATATTATACTTCCCAAAACGGTTATGATACACATGACAATCAATTGGCTTTACACCAACGCAATTTGACCGAATTGAACGAGGCGGTTTTTAATTTTTACACCGATTTGAAAAAAGCCCAATTACTGCAAAATGTTACCATCGTAGTCTTCTCTGAATTCGGAAGGAGAGTCAAAGACAACGGCAACGGAACAGATCATGGAACAGCCGCCCCAATGTTTATCATTGGTGGAAATAACAAAGGAAAAGTCATTGGAAACAATCCAAATCTCTCCGATTTAGATAATGGTGATTTAAAATATGAAATTGATTTCAGAAGTGTCTATGCTTCGTTACTTGAAAATAAGTTGGATTTTGATTCCCAAACCATTGGTCTGAAGTCAACTCCACTAAAAGGCTTGTTTTAG
- a CDS encoding tetratricopeptide repeat-containing sensor histidine kinase, protein MNLKSNKIKYIFTVLFLISTVLTVAQNAALKQFESEFDQLDYKTRLTELRKFKPNALSIKDRALFEHLSGKTEYLNSSGVGAVEHFVKAKELYLQAKDFDKVAELLVTLAEQKSLSNYKYADYKPLLDEAIIYAEKSKNPDLLCKTYKQIGKSIYILEPQKAIAYFQKAIAIAQKNKLFVHEIKINGNIGVTYFEVLNDLKKARYYHNLSLEISKKHNHQEGIAYAYVNFAAIFRKEKNYEAAVKYYLMALELKFDNYRANVDLIVLGYISDTYKEMKNYEKAFEYLDKKKALEKELSDQEENKIIRDINTKYETQKKELENQELKIKDQKNKLFLYSFIGLFLVFVIGAYFRISHINKKKKIAEQEKLIESQKLENVLKEQELLEIDKILEGQEKERLKLANELHDNLGSILATLRLNFQNLYQQTEGIKEEERELFAKTDELIEDAYQKVRGMAHAKNAGVIGSEGLVPAVQNIAKKVAIPNKLKVQVIPFGMTKRLENALEVTLFRMIQEILTNTIKHAQATEITISLTQDDDTINILIEDNGKGFNPKAIDKKEGMGLSNIEKKVEQLNGTFNIDSFEGKGTTIIIDIPL, encoded by the coding sequence ATGAATTTAAAATCAAATAAAATCAAATACATCTTTACAGTACTTTTTTTAATTAGTACTGTACTTACTGTTGCCCAAAACGCAGCCTTAAAACAATTTGAATCTGAATTTGACCAACTTGATTATAAAACTCGTTTGACCGAATTAAGAAAATTCAAACCAAATGCCTTGTCTATAAAAGATAGAGCGCTGTTTGAACATTTATCCGGTAAAACTGAATATTTAAATAGCTCCGGTGTCGGAGCTGTAGAACATTTTGTAAAGGCAAAAGAATTATACCTTCAAGCCAAAGATTTTGACAAAGTGGCGGAACTTTTAGTAACATTAGCAGAACAAAAAAGCCTCAGTAATTATAAATATGCCGATTACAAGCCATTGTTGGATGAAGCCATTATATATGCCGAGAAAAGTAAAAATCCGGATCTATTATGCAAAACTTACAAGCAAATTGGAAAAAGTATTTATATATTAGAGCCTCAAAAAGCAATAGCCTATTTTCAAAAAGCGATTGCAATTGCACAAAAAAACAAGCTGTTTGTTCATGAAATTAAGATTAATGGTAATATAGGTGTTACCTATTTTGAAGTATTAAATGATTTAAAAAAAGCTCGTTATTATCATAATTTATCTTTAGAAATAAGTAAAAAACACAATCATCAGGAAGGTATCGCTTATGCCTATGTCAATTTTGCAGCCATATTTCGCAAAGAAAAAAATTACGAAGCTGCTGTAAAATATTACCTTATGGCTCTAGAATTAAAGTTTGACAATTACAGAGCTAATGTTGACCTTATTGTACTTGGTTATATTTCGGATACTTACAAAGAGATGAAGAATTATGAAAAAGCATTTGAATATCTCGACAAGAAAAAAGCACTTGAGAAAGAATTGAGCGACCAAGAAGAAAATAAAATTATCCGTGACATCAACACCAAATACGAAACCCAAAAGAAAGAGCTTGAAAATCAAGAATTAAAAATTAAAGACCAAAAAAACAAGTTATTCCTCTACTCCTTTATCGGTCTTTTTTTGGTTTTTGTAATTGGAGCCTATTTCAGAATCAGTCACATCAATAAAAAGAAAAAAATAGCCGAACAGGAAAAGCTCATCGAAAGTCAAAAACTTGAAAATGTGCTTAAAGAACAAGAATTACTTGAAATTGACAAAATATTGGAAGGCCAAGAAAAAGAGCGCTTAAAATTAGCCAATGAATTACACGATAACTTGGGCAGTATTTTAGCAACTCTAAGGCTTAATTTCCAGAATCTTTACCAACAAACAGAAGGCATCAAAGAGGAAGAAAGAGAGTTGTTTGCCAAAACAGATGAGCTTATAGAAGATGCTTACCAAAAAGTACGAGGTATGGCTCATGCCAAAAACGCAGGTGTTATCGGCAGCGAAGGATTAGTTCCAGCCGTTCAAAATATTGCTAAGAAAGTAGCTATTCCCAACAAACTTAAAGTACAGGTAATTCCATTTGGCATGACTAAAAGATTGGAAAACGCTCTTGAAGTTACCCTTTTCCGTATGATTCAAGAGATATTAACCAATACGATTAAACATGCTCAAGCGACCGAAATCACCATTAGTTTAACCCAAGATGATGACACTATCAACATACTGATTGAAGACAATGGCAAAGGCTTTAATCCCAAAGCAATAGATAAAAAAGAAGGAATGGGTTTGAGTAATATTGAAAAAAAAGTGGAACAACTCAATGGCACTTTTAACATTGACAGCTTTGAAGGAAAAGGAACCACCATCATTATAGACATACCATTATGA
- a CDS encoding response regulator transcription factor, producing MITLVIAEDHQALIDGMKSFLRNENDIEIVGYANDGFALIDIVRQLKPNVVITDIRMPKCDGIVATKTIKAEFPNTQIIAFSMFDHDDAIAQMKEAGASGYIMKNSSLQTVLEAIRAVSQGYSYFVNDAENEYETSKNELFFSNREKEILQLIAEGKSSQEIADVLFIEKSTVDSHRKNMSKKIKTIGKTDLTKFALERKYDYL from the coding sequence ATGATCACGTTAGTAATCGCCGAAGACCATCAGGCCCTGATTGATGGCATGAAATCATTTTTGAGAAACGAAAACGATATTGAAATTGTAGGTTATGCGAACGACGGGTTTGCATTGATTGACATTGTGCGACAGCTCAAACCTAATGTAGTCATCACCGATATCAGGATGCCTAAATGTGATGGCATTGTGGCCACCAAAACTATTAAGGCAGAATTTCCAAATACCCAGATTATTGCCTTTAGTATGTTTGACCATGACGATGCTATTGCGCAAATGAAAGAAGCAGGCGCCTCTGGCTATATCATGAAAAACTCTTCATTACAAACCGTTTTAGAAGCCATTAGAGCGGTTAGTCAAGGTTACTCCTATTTTGTAAATGATGCAGAAAACGAATATGAGACTTCCAAAAACGAATTATTTTTTAGCAACCGCGAAAAAGAAATACTGCAACTAATCGCCGAAGGAAAATCGTCTCAGGAAATTGCCGACGTCTTGTTTATCGAAAAATCTACGGTTGATTCCCACCGCAAAAACATGTCGAAAAAAATCAAAACTATCGGGAAAACCGATTTAACAAAATTCGCTTTAGAGCGGAAATATGACTATTTGTAA
- a CDS encoding DUF2975 domain-containing protein: MEIKISTAQILKVLYILSWIIFIGLCIEACGFIFNTALAFFKTDNIGIFWQQIDLTQLYNFDKGHYFAITTYLSIIAVMKTLIFYLIVKLLHDKKLNLTKPFNPEVVRFIIILSYLTLGIGLFTHFGVNYAEWLYKQDVKMPDIYHLRLAGGDVWLFMSVTLYVIAQIFKRGIEIQNENDLTI; this comes from the coding sequence ATGGAAATTAAAATCAGTACCGCACAAATCCTAAAAGTCTTGTATATCCTTTCATGGATTATCTTTATCGGCTTGTGTATTGAAGCCTGCGGTTTTATATTCAATACTGCTTTAGCGTTTTTTAAAACGGACAACATTGGCATTTTTTGGCAACAAATCGATTTAACCCAACTTTACAACTTTGACAAAGGCCATTACTTTGCAATCACAACTTATCTGAGTATCATAGCGGTAATGAAAACGCTAATTTTTTACCTGATTGTAAAATTATTACACGACAAAAAGCTAAACCTGACCAAGCCTTTTAACCCTGAAGTAGTAAGGTTTATTATCATCCTTTCCTATTTGACTTTGGGCATTGGTTTGTTCACGCACTTTGGCGTTAACTACGCGGAATGGCTTTACAAACAAGACGTTAAAATGCCGGATATTTACCACTTACGCTTAGCCGGCGGTGATGTTTGGCTATTCATGAGCGTGACGCTGTATGTAATCGCACAAATTTTCAAAAGAGGCATCGAAATCCAAAACGAAAACGACTTAACAATATAA
- a CDS encoding helix-turn-helix domain-containing protein, whose product MPIIVNLDVMMAKRKMSLNELSEKVDLTLSNLSILKTGKAKAIRFSTLEAICKALDCQPGDILEYTD is encoded by the coding sequence ATGCCCATTATTGTAAACCTCGACGTGATGATGGCCAAAAGAAAGATGTCGTTAAACGAACTTTCCGAAAAGGTAGATTTAACCTTATCTAACCTTTCCATCCTAAAAACCGGTAAAGCCAAAGCCATTCGATTCAGTACCTTAGAAGCAATTTGCAAAGCATTAGACTGTCAACCCGGCGATATTTTAGAATACACCGACTAA
- a CDS encoding glyoxalase, producing the protein MNHKAISIRPFIGAKNYEISRSFYRDLGFEEVVISSNMSYFKSETLGFYLQDAYVKDWIDNTMVFMEVEDVQQFYRELFTLDLPTKYKGVRVVPIKVLDWGSECFVHDPSGVLWHFGEFKK; encoded by the coding sequence ATGAACCACAAAGCCATATCCATTCGACCATTTATTGGTGCCAAAAACTATGAAATCTCCAGAAGTTTTTATCGCGACTTGGGCTTTGAAGAAGTGGTCATATCATCCAATATGTCTTATTTCAAAAGTGAGACATTAGGCTTTTACCTGCAAGATGCTTATGTAAAAGATTGGATAGACAACACCATGGTTTTTATGGAAGTGGAAGATGTACAACAGTTTTACAGGGAATTATTTACTTTAGACTTACCAACAAAATACAAGGGTGTTCGGGTAGTACCAATAAAGGTACTAGATTGGGGAAGCGAATGTTTTGTGCATGATCCTTCGGGGGTATTGTGGCATTTTGGGGAGTTTAAAAAGTAA
- a CDS encoding biotin--[acetyl-CoA-carboxylase] ligase, which yields MPIIKLDAIDSTNDYLKQLAKEKWLENYTAVMAFEQTKGRGQMGAEWVSEPGKNLTISVLIKDVPQEMISIYDFNIAVALAAVGLLTMNGITKVNVKWPNDIMAENKKVGGILIENSLKSDGSYTAVVGFGLNLNQTDFEHLPQANSLTNITQQHYDITEVGERFIKSLKLHLILFPERADEAWAHYNSLLFKKDKPAAFEYSNGDRFMGIIKCVTRDGKLAVLLNDDSLEYYELKEVKLLY from the coding sequence ATGCCTATAATCAAACTCGATGCCATAGATTCGACCAATGACTATTTAAAGCAATTGGCCAAAGAAAAGTGGTTAGAAAACTACACGGCTGTCATGGCTTTCGAACAAACCAAAGGCAGAGGACAAATGGGTGCGGAGTGGGTAAGTGAACCGGGTAAAAACCTCACTATTAGTGTATTGATTAAAGATGTGCCGCAGGAAATGATTTCTATTTACGACTTTAATATTGCTGTGGCTTTGGCAGCTGTTGGTTTGCTGACCATGAATGGCATAACCAAAGTAAATGTCAAATGGCCCAACGACATTATGGCAGAAAATAAGAAAGTAGGTGGCATACTCATAGAGAATTCGCTAAAGTCAGATGGCAGTTATACGGCTGTTGTAGGTTTTGGGTTAAATTTGAACCAAACCGATTTTGAACATTTGCCCCAAGCGAATTCTTTGACGAATATTACCCAACAACATTATGATATAACCGAAGTAGGAGAAAGGTTTATAAAATCACTTAAGTTACACCTCATTCTTTTCCCCGAGCGCGCTGATGAAGCTTGGGCGCATTACAACAGTTTATTGTTTAAAAAAGATAAACCGGCTGCTTTTGAATACTCCAATGGTGACCGATTTATGGGCATAATCAAATGTGTGACACGTGATGGGAAATTGGCAGTACTTTTAAACGATGATAGTTTGGAATATTATGAATTGAAGGAAGTGAAGTTGTTGTATTAG
- the rsfS gene encoding ribosome silencing factor: MTKKAVNTDILLASIIKGIEEVKGNDIDILDLRGIDTAVCDYFIICNGNSNTQVNAIVNSIQKLVSKELKDKPWHVEGTDNGEWVLMDYVDIVVHVFQKQIREFYNIEGLWGDAQITTIPSNY; this comes from the coding sequence ATGACGAAAAAAGCAGTAAACACCGATATACTCCTGGCGAGTATTATCAAAGGCATTGAAGAAGTAAAAGGAAATGATATTGACATACTCGATTTAAGAGGTATAGACACCGCTGTTTGTGATTATTTTATCATTTGTAATGGTAACTCCAACACCCAAGTTAACGCAATTGTTAACTCTATCCAAAAATTAGTTTCCAAAGAATTAAAAGACAAACCTTGGCATGTAGAAGGTACAGACAATGGCGAGTGGGTTTTAATGGATTATGTTGACATCGTGGTACACGTTTTCCAGAAACAAATTCGTGAATTTTACAACATTGAAGGACTATGGGGCGATGCCCAAATTACAACCATACCAAGTAACTACTAA
- the ftsH gene encoding ATP-dependent zinc metalloprotease FtsH, producing the protein MATEKKPNNFKISPWWIYAGLIIIFFGLNYIGGSGFQDTAKISSSKFNEYLDKGQIEKVVIFNKTEGEAYLTAAALKDKAHSKLAQDMLGNPNKGPHYSFEIGNDEVFQNKIEKAKLEGKIKDYDFKPKSNWSEIFISLLPIIIIIGLWVLIMRRMSGGGAGGGGGQIFNIGKSRAKLFDEKTDLKTTFKDVAGLEGAKEEIQEIVEFLRNPDKYTTLGGKIPKGALLVGPPGTGKTLLAKAVAGEAKVPFFSLSGSDFVEMFVGVGASRVRDLFKQAKDKAPAIIFIDEIDAVGRARGKNNFSGSNDERENTLNQLLTEMDGFGTNTHVIVLAATNRADVLDKALLRAGRFDRQIYVDLPDVRERKEIFEVHLKPLKKVEDLDIDFLAKQTPGFSGADIANVCNEAALIAARNNKTAVDKQDFLDAVDRIVGGLEKKNKIVTPEEKRAIAIHEAGHATVSWMLEHAAPLVKVTIVPRGQSLGAAWYLPEERLIVRPEQMLDEMCATMGGRAAEKVIFNKISTGALSDLEKVTKQARAMVTIYGLNDKLGNITYYDSSGQSEYNFSKPYSEETALVIDKEISNLIETEYQRAIQILQDNKEKLQQLADILIEKEVIFKDDLEAIFGKRPFDTHTEETAVETVTE; encoded by the coding sequence ATGGCTACCGAAAAGAAACCCAATAATTTTAAAATAAGTCCATGGTGGATTTACGCCGGATTAATTATTATATTCTTCGGATTGAACTACATCGGCGGTTCCGGTTTTCAGGATACTGCTAAAATTTCTTCGTCTAAGTTCAACGAGTATTTAGACAAAGGACAAATCGAAAAAGTAGTGATTTTCAACAAAACAGAAGGGGAAGCTTATCTGACTGCCGCGGCTTTAAAAGACAAAGCACACAGTAAGTTAGCCCAAGACATGTTGGGTAACCCAAACAAAGGACCACATTACTCTTTTGAAATTGGTAATGATGAAGTGTTCCAAAACAAAATCGAAAAAGCCAAGTTGGAAGGCAAAATAAAAGACTACGACTTTAAACCCAAAAGCAATTGGTCTGAAATATTTATCAGCCTCTTGCCAATCATCATCATCATTGGTCTTTGGGTTTTAATCATGCGAAGAATGTCTGGCGGTGGTGCCGGAGGTGGCGGTGGCCAAATTTTCAACATCGGAAAATCGAGAGCCAAATTATTTGACGAAAAAACCGATCTTAAAACCACTTTCAAAGACGTAGCCGGATTAGAAGGTGCCAAAGAAGAAATACAAGAAATTGTAGAATTCCTAAGAAACCCTGACAAATACACTACGCTTGGAGGTAAAATTCCGAAAGGTGCTTTATTAGTAGGACCTCCGGGAACCGGAAAAACCCTTTTGGCGAAAGCCGTAGCCGGTGAAGCCAAAGTGCCATTCTTCTCTTTATCAGGTTCTGATTTTGTGGAAATGTTTGTGGGTGTTGGAGCTTCTCGTGTGAGAGATTTATTCAAACAAGCCAAAGACAAAGCACCGGCCATTATCTTTATCGATGAAATTGATGCGGTTGGTCGTGCGAGAGGGAAAAATAATTTCTCCGGCTCAAATGACGAACGCGAAAATACCCTTAACCAGTTATTGACAGAAATGGATGGTTTTGGCACCAATACACACGTAATCGTATTGGCAGCTACCAACAGAGCTGACGTATTAGACAAAGCTTTATTGCGTGCCGGACGTTTCGACCGCCAAATTTATGTTGACTTACCGGACGTTAGAGAGCGTAAAGAAATATTTGAAGTACACCTGAAGCCTCTAAAAAAAGTAGAAGATTTAGACATCGATTTCTTAGCCAAACAAACCCCGGGATTCTCGGGAGCTGATATTGCCAACGTGTGTAACGAAGCCGCATTAATCGCTGCCAGAAACAACAAAACAGCTGTAGATAAACAAGATTTCTTGGATGCTGTTGATAGAATTGTTGGCGGTTTAGAAAAGAAAAACAAAATAGTAACCCCGGAGGAAAAACGCGCCATTGCCATTCACGAAGCCGGTCATGCCACTGTAAGTTGGATGCTCGAACACGCAGCGCCATTAGTAAAAGTTACGATTGTTCCTCGCGGACAAAGTTTAGGTGCCGCCTGGTATTTACCCGAAGAGCGTTTAATTGTTCGTCCGGAACAAATGTTAGACGAAATGTGTGCCACTATGGGCGGACGTGCAGCTGAAAAAGTAATATTCAATAAAATTTCTACCGGAGCCTTGAGTGATTTGGAAAAAGTAACCAAACAAGCGCGTGCGATGGTGACTATTTATGGTCTGAATGATAAATTAGGAAACATCACTTACTACGATTCTTCGGGACAAAGTGAGTATAATTTCTCTAAACCTTACTCAGAAGAAACGGCTTTGGTCATCGATAAAGAAATTTCAAATTTAATAGAAACCGAATACCAAAGAGCCATACAGATTTTACAAGATAACAAAGAAAAACTGCAGCAATTAGCTGACATCCTGATTGAAAAAGAAGTCATCTTCAAAGACGATTTGGAAGCCATCTTCGGCAAAAGACCTTTTGATACTCACACTGAGGAAACAGCAGTAGAAACAGTGACAGAATAA